GCAGACGGCCTACGCGCTCGCGCGGCGGGATCGTCCGGTCTATGCGGTGAAGCTGGTGCAACGCCCGGCGGATGCCAGACTGATGCCGGGGATGTGGGAGCTGCCCGGCGTTGTTGCCAACGGCGCGGAGCCAGTGCTGCGGCTGCGCCACCCACTTCTGCAGCTGCGCCACTCCATCACCACCACGGATCACGAGGTCTCGGTCTTCGCTGTGCCGGCGACAAAAGGGATGTGGGTCGAGACCGCGCGTCTCTCCGAGCTGCCGCTCACCGGCCTGGCGCGGAAAATCCTGCGGCGTTTGCTCTAGGGTCGCTAAACTCCTGCGACCGGACTGCATACTTTAGAATCGAAAACCCAAGAGAATCGAAAAGCTGAGGAGAAAGAATCACTATGCCCGCACTCGAACCTGGGACGAAGGCACCGCCGGTAAAACTTCCCACCGTAAGCGGTGGCACCTTCGACCTGGGCGAGGCGCTGAAGCGCGGTCCGGTCGCGCTCGCTTTCTTTAAGAGCAGCTGTCCCGTCTGCCAGTTGGCGTTTCCGTACCTCGAGCGGCTTTACCGCAGCAATCTTCATGCCGCGAACCCAGGAGATGCCGCGAACCCAGGAAGCGCGCTGCAGCTCATCGGCGTCTCGCAGGACGAGAAGCGCGACACCGAATCGTTCATGAAAGAGCTCGGCATCACCTTCCCGATGGTGCTCGAGGAGACGAGCAAGTATGCGGTCTCGAACGCTTACGGCTTGACCAATGTTCCCACCATTTTCGTGATCGCGCCCGATGGTGGCTTCGGTACCATCGAGACGTCGAGCGTGGGCTGGTACAAGCAGGATATCGAAGCGCTGAACCAGAAGATGGCGCAGGCCGCCGGCAAGCCGCCGCAGCCGGTGTTCAAGCCCGGCGAAGACGTGCCCGAATTCAAAGCCGGTTGAGGGTCGAAGAACTGATCCCGCGGTCCGCGGGAAACACCACGCAGTCTGAGATGCTCGCGACCGTTGCGGGGCCCCTCGGTCCCTCAGCATGACCCCTTGCCAACAAGTTTCATTACAATGTGCAGTTTGCTAAGACATACGGAGAGCGTACATGCGCAAGCTGTTTCCCGTCCTTGTCCTGATCCTCACTCTCGCAGCCGCCGCACGCACGCAGCAAGCGTCTTCGCCAGCAGCAAAGCCGGCGCCGGCGAAGGCGAAGCTTGCCGCCCCAATCAGGGTTGCGCCAATCAGTGTTCCTGGGATGCCGCCGGGCGTGGCCGCGGCGATGAACGCTATCGACGCGGAACGCGTGCGCGCGCACGTGAAGTTCCTCGCCGATGACCTGCTCGAAGGCCGTGGCACGGGACAGCGCGGCGGCGACGTGGCGGCACGCTATCTGGCGGCGCAGTTCGAACTCTACGGGCTGAAGCCGGCGGGCGATGAGGGCACATATCTGCAGAAGGTGCAGTTCGTGGGCGTGGCGACCGATCCGCAGGCGACGACGTTCGCACTCGTCCCTGAGAGCGGTGCGCCCATGACGCTGAAGTTTGCCGACGATTACGTCACCACCAACGAATCCCAGACCGCCACCGCGGACATCGATGCGCCGATAGTCTTCGTGGGCTACGGCATCGAGGCGCCGGAGTATGGCTGGAACGATTACAAGGACGCCGACGTTCGCGGCAAGGTGGCGATGATGTTCGTCAACGAGCCGCCCTCCGACGATCCCAACTTCTTCACCGGCCGCGCGCTCACCTACTACGGCCGCTGGACGTACAAGTACGAGCAGGCGGCGCGCAAGGGCGCCGTGGGCGTGATCCTCATCCACAAGACGGAGATGGCGAGTTACGGATGGGAGGTCGTGCGCAATTCGTGGTCGGGCGAGAAGTCGTACCTGCACATCGGCAAGCAGGCGAAGCTGAAGGCTGCCGCATGGGTGCAGCTCGAGGTGGCGCGCAAGGCGCTCGCGGGCGCCGGGCTCGACCTCGATGAACTGCTGCAGGCTGCGCGCGAGAAGACGTTCAAGCCGGTGCCGCTGCCGCTCAAGCTGAAGGCGCACATCGTGAGCAAGATCCGTCCTTTCCAATCGAGCAACGTGGTGGCGGTGGTGCCAGGAGCCGATGCGAGACTGAAGAGCGAAGCCATTCTTTATACGGCACACTACGACCACTTCGGCATCCGTCCTGACCAGAGCGGCGACAACATCTACAACGGTGCGCTCGATAACGCCACCGGGTGCGCCATGGTGCTCGAGCTGGCGCGCGCGTGGGCCGCGGCGAATCCCAAACCGAAGCGGGCCATTTATTTCGCGGCGGTTACCGCCGAGGAGCAGGGACTGCTGGGCTCGCAGTATCTGGGCGAGCATCCACCGGTCCCGGCGAAGCATGTCCAGCTCGACCTCAACTACGACGACGTGAAGCCCTACGGATATCCCGAACAACTGGAAGTCGTGGGCTACGACCGGACAACCTTCGGGCCGGCAGTCGAGCAGGTGGCGAAGGCGTTCCGCATGGCCATCATGCCGGACGCCGCGCCCGAAGCCGGGCACTACTATCGCAGCGACCATTTTTCCATGGCGCGCGTGGGCGTGCCCGCGTTCTCCGTCAACACCGGTCGCAAGTATCGCGGCCAGAGTGAAGCCTGGGGGAACAAGATGTACGATGCATACACGGCCAAGGACTATCACCATCCTTCGGACGAATACCGTCCCGAGTTCGACTTCACCGCCAATGCGGTGATGGCGCAGTTCGGATTCGCGCTGGGATGGAAGGCCGCGACGCAGCCCGGCCAGATCGGGTGGAAGAAGGGTGATGAGTTCGAAAAGGCGCGGGTGAAGTAGACGACCGGAGATGCTTGTCGAAGGCAACCGCTCGCGGCAGGGCTTTCGGAGGGCGGCGCGGGATCTCGCGGGACGTCCGCGACATGCTGCGAGAGACGGGGTTAAAGAGTGACATGCACGCCGCGTTCGTGGGGACATCCACCGCCGCCACGGGTGCATTTCTAGTGACGTTTCTAGTGACTGCGGTAACATTTTCTAGTAACCCGGTAACTTGGGGATTGGGTTCCGTCGTGATACGCTGCCGTTCACATCCAGCTGTTTACCCCCGATTTTTGAGGCTCGTGCATGCGTTTGAGGACCCGCGCTTTATCCGCCATCATGCTGCCGCTCGGCTCGCTCGAAGCCCCGGCGCAGACCTTACCGGTCACGGCGAATAGGGCGGACGGGGCGCAAGCCGAGCGTAGCGGGGTGCTGCTTATCGGGTGGAACGCCCCCTCATTGCAGGCGGAGCTGGCGAAACGGTAGTGGCATTCTCATTCCTCCAACGCGGGAACCCGGCCGACTACGCGCGGCACTTCAGCCTCGCCAGCTACACGCCGGCGATCGCGCTGGCCGACCTGCAGCTGGGCGTGGACAACATCCGCCACGACGTTTGGCTTAGTCCAAAGATGTCTGAAGTGTCGCGCTATTTCGTCGGCAAGCTGGTGGCCAAGCACGGCCAAGTCGAGGACATGGTGGCGGAAGATCTATCGCTTGCGCCGCCCCCGCCGCGAGCCTCGAAGATGATCGGAGCTCCCGGAGGTGCGCCAAAACCGGCGACCAAGCCGCCCGAGCTTTCCGACTTCAAGCGTGTGCTCACCGACCTGCACGTGGTCGCGCTCAATCGCGCCAAGGCCGAAGAAAACGTATCCGTCGACCTGCTGGCGCGCCTGGCGGTGGTCAAGTTCCTGCGCAACGAGCTGCTGCTGCAATACACCCAGGTGCTCGAGAAATGCCGCACCAAACTCAAAGGCTACGAGAGCATGCGCCACATCACGCCCAAGGCCGTGGACATGCGCGAGCGCTTCTGGCGCTTCCAAGTGGGCAAGAAAGCGGTGCTGCGGCGCGTGGGCCAGGACGTCTTCTCCACCGTGCGCGAGATAGAGAAAGAGACGCTCGGTCGCCTGCGCCGCTCACTCTTTGCCGAGGCCGCGGCCGCGAGCTATGACCTGTTCACCAACCGGCTGCTGTTCACCGAAGACGGACGCGACGACTATCTCAACGCCGAGCATTACGTGATGCTGGGCAACTACGAGCGCGATCCCGACCGCTTCCAGACGATGCAGGAGATAGCCCTGGCTTTCCTGAAGTCGCTCGAGGTGGTGAAGGATCCGAGCGAAGGCGAGCACACTTTGGATGCGATGCTGAGCGCGCCCGAGAACGCCCAGGAACTGGTGGCCGGCGGCACGCCCAGCGAGAACGACGAGAAGGGCAAGGCGCAAAAGACGCTGCTCGGGTTCTGGGTGGAAGCGCTCGAATCGCAGAACGTGATGCAGCACGTGATCGCATCGTATGAAGCGGTGCCGCTGCTCACGCAGTATTCGCCGCCCATCAACGCGCAGCAGTTGAAGAACGCGCTCATCTCGCGCACCGAACGCAAGCGCGTGGAGACGCTGCTCGAAGAGCACGGCAAGATCTCGCCCGACAATCTGCACGCCGCGGTGAAAAAAGTGGAGGGCTGCAAGGGCGCCGACCGCGCCAAGATGGCGGGACGCTTCCTCTCCGATTTCATGCGTTACCACCGTGACCTGCGGCGGCTGGAGTGCCTTACTTCCGCGATGGATGCCGTGAACCTCATCCTCAACGACAAGCTGCGCGAACTCTCCGCCATCAACAACACGCTTTACGAGTTCCTGCTGCCGGAAGAACAGAAGCCGGCCGAGGATAGGGTGATCCACCACGTGGTGCTCAAGGCCGACGTCCGCGACTCGACCACGCTCACGCGGACGCTGTATGAGCGCGGACAGAATCCAGCGAGCTATTTCAGCCTGAACTTCTACGATCCGGTCAACCGCCTGGTGGCACAGCACGGCGCGACGAAAGTCTTTATCGAGGGCGACGCCGTCATCCTCGCGCTCTTCGAAAGGGAAGGCGATCCCGGCTTCGGCGTGGGGCGCACCTGCGTGCTCGCGCGCGAGATGATCCAGGTCACGCACGCGTATAACGAACGCTCCACCGCCGTGGGCTTGCCGCCGCTCGAGCTCGGCATCGGCATCTGCTTCCAGGATTCCGCGCCCATGTACCTGATGGACGGCGCCAACCGCATCATGATCTCGAAGGCGCTGAACGAGAGCGACCGGTTGTCATCCTGCACCAAGGGCGCGCGCAAGTTCCTCGCCGGCTCCGACAGCCTGTTCAACGTTTATTCCTTCCAGAGCGTGGACGACGCCGATACCGGGGGCATGCCGGAGGAGTTCCTCATCCGCTACAACATCGGCGGCGTGCACATCAATCGAGCGGCATTCGAGAAGTTGAAGAAAGAGATCTCGCTGCAACTCCACGAGATGAAACTGCCCATGTTGTTCGGCGACCAGATCGTGAAGCTCTACACCGGACTGGTGCCGCTGCCCACCGGCTCGTTCCAGCGGCTGGTGGTCCGCGAAGGACTCATCCCGCACATCGACGCGCGCGATTTCTCGCTCAAACGCTGGACCGAGCGGCCCTACTTCGAAGTCGTCACCAACCCGGCGATCTACGAGTACGTGGAGAACAACATCGCCGCGTCGCAGTCCAGCGCCCACACCACCAACGCGGATTAACGCAGGGAAGCGCCGGCATACTCCCACACCAGCAAAACCGGCTTGTGTGGGCCACCCGCGGCCGGGGCCCGACCGACACCCACCGCCGCGTCTCATGAGGCAGGCTCCCGCTGCCGCTTTGTCCATTTTCAACTTCTTGCACCGCTTCGGTGCGTGTGCCTATACTGTCTAGTTGAAATTGAAAATGAATTTCAATTTCAATTGCGAGGGCGGCAGCGGGAAGTCACGAAGAGGGCGGGATTGAGACGCAATAAGAGATGAGGAGAGCGGCATTCATATTGCTGGCCGGGGTGGTCGTCGGGGCCCTGCTGACTGCGCCCGCGGCGCGCGCGCAGGAGAACTACTTCGTCACCTACTCACACCAGATGGAGGAGCCTGGGAACCTCGAGGTGGGAGTGAAGACGGTGAGCGGTTTCCCCGGCGTTCATATGAAAAGCGGGGGGAACGCGTTCGTGGGGACGTCATTCGAGTTCGAGTATGGCGTGAAGGCGTGGTGGACGAGCGAGCTTTACCTCGACGCGCAGGCCACGGCCAACGAGAACGCGACGTTCTCCGGATGGCGCTGGGAAAACCGGTTCCGTCCGCTGCTGCGTGAGCACTGGATCAATCCCGTGCTCTACGTGGAGTTCGAGGACATCAACAGCTCGAACCGGACGCTGCTCGGCATCGTGGGGCACGACGGCGTGGACAAGTTTCACGAACGTGCGGACCGCGCCGAGCGCAAGCGCGAGATCGAACTGCGGCTCATCCTCTCCAGCAACTTCAAGGGCTGGAACGTCTCCGAGAACTTCATCACGGAGAAGAACTTTGCCGAGGATGCTTGGGAGTTCGGCTACGCGGTGGGCGTGAGCCGTCCGCTCGCACTCAAGGCGAGCGCGGACGAATGCATCTTCTGCCGCGAGAATTTCGACTTGGGAGCGGAGATCTACGGCGGACTGGGCGATACCGGCGATCTCAGCCTGCGCCAGACTGCGCATTATTTCGCGCCCACACTGAACTTTCGCGTGCCGAGCGGACCGACGTTCCGCGTCTCGCCGGGATTCGGATTGAACGACCACTCGAACGGCGTGCTGCTGCGCTTCGGGGTGTGGTACGAGGTGGAGCAGATCTTCGCGAAAAAGCGCTAGCAATCCATCAACCACGAAGGACACGAAGGAACACGAAGAGAGCAATGCAGAAAAACATTCAGGCCACCATCTTCTTGATGGTGACGTTGGTCGCGTCGGCAGCGCTGGCTGCCTCGGCCGGGAACCAAGGGACGTGGCGAAGCCGCGTCCCGGAGAAAGAGCGTGCGCGGCAGAACCCGCTGGCGAACGATCCGACGGCGGTCGCGGCGGGTGGAAAGCTCTTTCGCCAAAAGTGCGCGAAGTGCCACGGCGCGCAGGGCGAGGGAGCCGGAGAGCACCCCCCGGTGAATTCCGAGCGGGTGCGGGCGGCGTCTCCAGGCGAGCTGCAGTGGCTGCTGAATAACGGCAGCTTGAAGCACGGCATGCCTTCGTGGTCACGCCTGCCGGAGCCGCAGCGCTGGCAGATCGTGGCGTACTTGAAGATGATGGCCGGCAGTCGCTAGTCGCTGGTCACTAGTCGCTGGTCGCATTGCACGCAGCGGCGGCAAGATGCCGCCACGCCAGCCGGCGGGACGCCGGCGCTCCTGCTGCGAGAGTGAGGTTGCGATAGGGGTTCTTCGACTCGCCCTCGTCTGCGACTCGGGCTTCGCTCAGAATGACAACTCAGAAAACCTAGAACCCGTACGGGCTCTTCTTCACCGCGAACGGGATCTGGACGACGGCTTCGAGGTCGATGGGCGCGCCGTTCTTGGTGGCGGGGCGGAAATGCCAACGAGCGATGGCCTTCTTGGCGTTCTCGTCGAGGCGATCGTCGAGGCCCTGGAGCACGCGCACCTCGCCGACGGTGCCGTCGGAATGGATGACGGCATAAAGGATGACGCGGCCCTCCACGCGCGCCTTCATCAGATCAGGCGGATACGCGGGATCGACTTTCTGTTCCGCGACCGGAGCGGTGAGCTCGGCAGCGCTGCGCGTCTGGTTCAGTTCGGCGAAGCGGATGATCCAACTGCCGCCCGCCGACGTGAGATTCGGCATGTTGATGGTCATGGTGTAGTACTTCTTCGGGCCGAAGCTGTAATCGTCGATCTTGGTGGCGTCGGACGGCGCGGTCGGTCCGGCGGGGCCAAGGGTGGAGCCGGGAGCGGAGTCGCGCGGGATGTTGGCCAGGCGCGGCGGTCCCATGGCTTTGGCCATCAGGTCTTTCAGATTGCCGTTGGGCTTGGCGCCGCCGTTCGGATCCTTGCCGCCCGGGCCCGTGCCGGCGCCGTTCGCAGGATGGTTGCCCTGGACGCCCGCGCCAGGATTCGTGGGCCCAGCGCCGACGAAGACGCCGCTAGGATTGCCGCCGCCCGAGCCGGGACCACCCGCGCCGCTACCGGTGCCGCCCGGTCCGTTACCGCAGCAAGCTTGATCGGGCGTGCCCGCCGCGCCGGGATGTCCGTTAGGCCCGGCGGCGAAGGTGCCGCTACGGTTGCCGCCGGGAAGATCGATAGGGCCGGAAGGCTGCACGGGATGGATGCCGAGGGCGATGAGCTGCCCCATGGCCTGCGCGCCGGAACCGGCGCCGAGCGTGGTCGAGGGTGGGGCCTCGGACTGGGTATCTTTCTTTGCGTTGGCGTCGCCGACGGCGGCGGCGCGTTGCACCGGCACCACCAGCTTGGGTTGGGCGACGCTGGCAGCGAGTCCGATATTGATCTCCCCGATCTTGCGCTGCAACACGTCGGGCGAGGGTGGCGGCTCGATCACCGAGGGTGCGGGCAGCTTCGGCGCGGTCAACTCAGCGACCGAGCGCTGCGTCTCCGGCGCCGGCGGCACTACCTCGGGCGCGAGGTTTGGCATCTTCAGCGCGGAGCCGCGGAGGGCTGCAACCACGGGGATGGCCGCGGGCACCGGAGTCCACACCACAATATTCGGGAGCTTGATGTCGTGGGTGAGCAGCTTGGGATTCATCGGGTCCACGATCGTCTGCATGCGGTTATCGGGCTTCGGCGGCAGCGAGACGA
The genomic region above belongs to Acidobacteriota bacterium and contains:
- a CDS encoding cytochrome c, whose protein sequence is MQKNIQATIFLMVTLVASAALAASAGNQGTWRSRVPEKERARQNPLANDPTAVAAGGKLFRQKCAKCHGAQGEGAGEHPPVNSERVRAASPGELQWLLNNGSLKHGMPSWSRLPEPQRWQIVAYLKMMAGSR
- a CDS encoding TlpA family protein disulfide reductase, with the protein product MPALEPGTKAPPVKLPTVSGGTFDLGEALKRGPVALAFFKSSCPVCQLAFPYLERLYRSNLHAANPGDAANPGSALQLIGVSQDEKRDTESFMKELGITFPMVLEETSKYAVSNAYGLTNVPTIFVIAPDGGFGTIETSSVGWYKQDIEALNQKMAQAAGKPPQPVFKPGEDVPEFKAG
- a CDS encoding M20/M25/M40 family metallo-hydrolase, translated to MRKLFPVLVLILTLAAAARTQQASSPAAKPAPAKAKLAAPIRVAPISVPGMPPGVAAAMNAIDAERVRAHVKFLADDLLEGRGTGQRGGDVAARYLAAQFELYGLKPAGDEGTYLQKVQFVGVATDPQATTFALVPESGAPMTLKFADDYVTTNESQTATADIDAPIVFVGYGIEAPEYGWNDYKDADVRGKVAMMFVNEPPSDDPNFFTGRALTYYGRWTYKYEQAARKGAVGVILIHKTEMASYGWEVVRNSWSGEKSYLHIGKQAKLKAAAWVQLEVARKALAGAGLDLDELLQAAREKTFKPVPLPLKLKAHIVSKIRPFQSSNVVAVVPGADARLKSEAILYTAHYDHFGIRPDQSGDNIYNGALDNATGCAMVLELARAWAAANPKPKRAIYFAAVTAEEQGLLGSQYLGEHPPVPAKHVQLDLNYDDVKPYGYPEQLEVVGYDRTTFGPAVEQVAKAFRMAIMPDAAPEAGHYYRSDHFSMARVGVPAFSVNTGRKYRGQSEAWGNKMYDAYTAKDYHHPSDEYRPEFDFTANAVMAQFGFALGWKAATQPGQIGWKKGDEFEKARVK
- a CDS encoding A/G-specific adenine glycosylase, whose translation is QTAYALARRDRPVYAVKLVQRPADARLMPGMWELPGVVANGAEPVLRLRHPLLQLRHSITTTDHEVSVFAVPATKGMWVETARLSELPLTGLARKILRRLL
- a CDS encoding energy transducer TonB, coding for MSGNLKAPRLAVPWTPWFRSFVENVRDLFRPDPPPLYLTSKPGKFWPDVFVDKRLPAAPFLQSFGGHATFIALVWVITFAFLGQPKVVDNSKQQPDKLTAYDVSEYLPPLSSGSAPAPQAKQGDPEYAKQPIVSLPPKPDNRMQTIVDPMNPKLLTHDIKLPNIVVWTPVPAAIPVVAALRGSALKMPNLAPEVVPPAPETQRSVAELTAPKLPAPSVIEPPPSPDVLQRKIGEINIGLAASVAQPKLVVPVQRAAAVGDANAKKDTQSEAPPSTTLGAGSGAQAMGQLIALGIHPVQPSGPIDLPGGNRSGTFAAGPNGHPGAAGTPDQACCGNGPGGTGSGAGGPGSGGGNPSGVFVGAGPTNPGAGVQGNHPANGAGTGPGGKDPNGGAKPNGNLKDLMAKAMGPPRLANIPRDSAPGSTLGPAGPTAPSDATKIDDYSFGPKKYYTMTINMPNLTSAGGSWIIRFAELNQTRSAAELTAPVAEQKVDPAYPPDLMKARVEGRVILYAVIHSDGTVGEVRVLQGLDDRLDENAKKAIARWHFRPATKNGAPIDLEAVVQIPFAVKKSPYGF